A region of the Cryptococcus neoformans var. neoformans B-3501A chromosome 6, whole genome shotgun sequence genome:
AAATGTATATAAGTGAGGTCATTAAACAAATGATTTTCTGACTACGTCGCGTATCTACAGCTCTACGTTAGCAAACACTCTCACTGTTCTCCTTTTTATTCTTTTTCACGTAGATGACAGGACAGGCAGTACTTACTTCCTCGTCCATTCCCTTGCTGTTGCCTCATATCGTGCCCTATCAGTTTTGTAGGTCTATAGTGGCATCAGCAGAAGAACAGGAGTTCTACCGGCCGTGAACATACGTTTGCAATCTCGGGCACCAAAGGATCGTCAGGGTTAGGGTCCGTCAACATGGAACAGATGGACAACAAGACTACGCGTTTATTTTTGAGCATTTTCTAGATATGATTTCGCCGAAATTGCACCTACCCTTCGAAATGGTCAAGGCCGGACTCCACTGGTCTCGCAAGATGTCCAAACAGATAGACCCATTGGCATTGATGTTGGGATGATAGATCTTGGTCGTAAACTGCACCTTAGGGGGCTTGAAGGGATAGTCTGAGGACTACTTAATGCGATGCACACATGATGAATGAATTTAACATACCGGTGGGGAAAGTAAGGGAACTAATACCTATTCAGCATTGACCTTTCTAGGTTCAGGTAAGGTAGAACTCACAGGAAGAATACACCGCCCGAATAAGGGGAATCGGCCTAATCGTCAATAATTCGATCAGCTCCAATCTTACCCGACGACACTTGTTAGATAGATAAGAGAGACATACCGGGCCCATAATGGTTGCTTGCCATTGGAAAAGATTGTCGTTGATGGGACCAGCAGAGCATGAAGACGGGGGGTCACGTCCAAGATCGATAAGTTCCTATGCCGCCAAAGTGAGCGTGAGCAGGTCTGAATTTGTATCAAGAGATTAAATGGACTATACGCAAATCTACCTACCTTGTTGATGCGCTTCAAAGCCATATTGTAGGAAGTTCTATAAGAGTGTTTTCTGATGAGGTAAGAGTGAAAGCGAGAAAGAATGCGGTGGAAGGGTTGGAGGTGGCAAGGAGGGACGAGTGGTAATTATCAGCTGTGTTCCGAATAATATATAAAGGCGGGCATATCCCTAGCTATGAACGTACTGTAGTTGTGGGAAGAGCGGCCAGAGAGACGAGATAAGAAATAGAAGGATATGAAGAGTGGATGGAATGTATTATGGATATGGATGTATCAGACACTGCTCCTCGCGACGTCTGCCACACATCTGCAGCACGGCCACCGCTTCAAAACGCCGATGTGGCACAATAATATCCTACTATTCTTTTCTGTCCCCTATCGTTTTGTTACCActgctttcctctttcttctccacaaTCTAACCAgtccttccatcttcatttgCTCTGTCCATTTCCTCGCGGCATCTATCGGCCCTAATTTTCCCACAAAAGGAGGAATATTGGAACGATCATTTTGCGCCACCCATCCCTTGCCGAGGAATGTTAGCACAATGTTCGTTTGCCTTTTTGGGACGAGTACTGCTTTATCTTTCAACGTACTTGAGAACGACTTGGCTGCAGCTCATCCTTGTACTCCAAATCCGAACGCGAGGTCAGCTGTATACCATCACATGTATTACATTTTACAGCGACATATAACAGTATTAAGGAACAAccagaaaagggaagagaggccGTTTATGCTGCACGATACATTCACGATGGGCCGCCTTCGTCAATAAAGACTACATGCACCACCGATGAAGACCGAAAGGACAGATATCCGCTGTAGGCGAGAGCAAAATCGAAAacaagagggaagaggattgggAAATATGGTAGAAAAGGAGACTGATGAGATGCCTTTTTGACAGTGTGCTTTACCATTGCGCTCACCCAGTTAAATCTGACCCCCGTATTATTATGTACAACAATAGTAGAAGTACAGTATCGAAAAGTATGAGACTAGTTAGTGTTCTTCTACATTTGAGGGAGGCTCAGGACGTTTCGTACCAGCTTTCTCACAAAGGTCTCCAAGTGATTTGCCtaggatggggaaggatgagTAAAACTTCTTGTCGACATGTGGAGAATCTCAAAGGTATTCGAAGGTGATAAATTGTGTCCTCCGGGCCGTAAATAAGAGGAGCTACAGCGCTGCTTACACCTCCCCTCCCTACTGACATCTAAATCAAACCACTGCTCGTGCATGTGATGTACGTATCTACGACTACCTCCTCGCTTTCGCTCTGTGAGGTCTTAATGCAAACGATAGTATGATGTGAGACAACAAGTGCATCAAGATCGTTTGTGAAGGGTATGCGTGAAGGGGGGATGGTTCTTCTTTCGGCACTCATCAGTACAGGTGCCATATAATTCACCGTCGGCCTCAAAATGTCCTCGCGGAAGAGATCCGTCGCAGAGGGCGCATGTTGTCATAGGTCGAGTTAGGTCGCGGTGGGGGCAGGAGCTGTTGATtactctcgtcttcatcatcaaaaCATGCATGTGCGTAGCGTTCACGCCGTAGTTGACGAACAGAAGGCTAATGCTGCTCAGGCGATGGAGTTGTGTTGATTACTTCCGTCTTCATCGTCCAGACATGTTGGGGGTCAGCGTTCGCATCTTGAATGACCGGAATCAGACTGTTGATCGTCTGAAAGGCGATTaggtggaagaagtagaCTGGGAAACTCGGGACTGTCTTCGCAACAACAAGGACGGGTATGATCAAAGGTAGAAAGATTGTGTTTAATTAGTACCAGGCTTGAAATTGTAATGAAatgtcttttcttttctgtcGAGTGGTGATAGGTATTACCAGTAGCATTTATTGACAGCACGACATACAGGGGAAAAATCAAGAGAGAatcaggaagaagagcgaatGGTGCATCAATCAGTGGGACAGACTGAGGGGGACAGCCAGACGGGATGCATTCCTAATAGCCTACAACAAGTCGCATGGAGAAACTTCATGCCAAGGGTCAGGGCCTATCAACTCGCGCCTGAAAAAAACATGTATTCAGCCGATTTCAAGTAATGTGAATgcacctctttcacctccaAAGTAATACTTATAAACCTTTGTGAATGTCACCCATATCTTCAAAGAAGGCGGCATAGTACCGTTGAATGCACAGGGTCGGGGCAGTTCATACGAGTCTCAAAACTATATGGTGAGTTTTGACCGAGTCATATAGGAATGAAAGACGGAAACAAAAGATGAACGAACGTCAGGTCGGGGGGAACGTAGTACTGGAAGCCCGATTGCGGGGGCGAAAAATGGAAAATGGCGATGAATCTCAGGCTCCAAGCCTAGGTTTTTAAGGTGACACGAAGCCACAAGAAGATCATCACTTCACGCACGAGGGTTCTTCAGttcaatcatcatcaaagCCAGGGGACAATTCCGATTTTCGATTTGCGATATTAGATGCTTATAGATTTTACATACAGTTACTCGTATAGGAcactcatcatcaccataAATATGTATcccagaagaagggaatTTGCCGTTCGAAAATTGTTACCAAAACTCCCTGAACCAGGCTCAAAAAGAAGCTTCTTCTGAATCGAGTTCAACCAGTGTCGGAGTTAACGTGTAATTCTAAGCTGAAATAAGGCCAAAAATGAACATATTATGCGTATCTTCTAATCATTGGTTTTATGGCACAGAGGAATCCTTAAATCCATTCATTCAGCGGTTCATTAAACTGCCCAGATGCAGTTGTGGTTTATGATTTGATATTACTGCTCGTCGATCGTTACGTCGCAGGCTGCAAATAATAAGGTTGCAGGTTAGTTGCAGGTTGCAAGTCGTAAGTTATTATTGAGCCTTGTACTACTAGGTACTTCCGGTACTCGGTCGGTACGCTGTAATTGAGCACATGCATACAGAAATCCTAAGTcattaattaattaatgATCATCGCTCGGTAATGCGGAATGCTCCGGTCAGACGTCAGATGTCAGATGCCCCCTGATGCCAGAGGCCAAAGAAGGGGCCAGGCAaacaaaaaccaaaaaCAGCGACAAGTAACAATAAAAGGCGTAAGGTCTAAGGCGTGATGCGAAAGGCGGTGGGCGATCCCTAAAATTTAGAACCCGACAATCAAATAAGAATAAAAAAGGATAAAAAATATGGTAATAATTGCCGACAACGACGGCAGCGCTGCGGGATTCAGGGACGGTGACGGCACTCTTCCCTCATCGCTGATCttcccacttcctcttccgacTCGGTCGACGTCAAACTTCAGACTTCAGACTTCAGACTTCAGACATGTCTCTCAATTTTTTTCTGGTGGAAAAGTTAATTAGACCGTGAAACACGCTCGTACAACATCCTGAACAAGGTAAAACCGAAGGAACAATGATGGCTGACAACTAAAACAGTAAAATGTTGGATAGGCATTACTTCAGTTTACATGATCTCTTCATGATCCAACGAATTTTCGTTTAAGAGTGGATGCCTCCATTCTACCACATTTACTCTCTTTTTGAACACTTTAATTTCCCTTCATTGTCAGCGCTTTTGTCCATAAAACACAATCTCGCGaccctcctcttcaaggCAACTTTATTAGCCAATCCAGGTTAATTCGTATTCTCCAATCCTTGATCTTCCGGATACTTTCTTGTTGCCACCACAGCTTTCAGCAGCACCTCCTACACATCACTGTCGCCATCTATATTACTATCCTCTCCAAAAAAACCAATTGTTATACGTTCATCGCACTCTTTTTTTCGACACAGCTGGCTGGCGCCTGGCCCAGGTCCAGCAGAAGTACAGTCATCTTTTCTACGACGAGTGCCAACATATACTCAAGCTATTGGCTGAATCCCAGTGACTCGCCTCAAATCCTACCGTTGAGATTAAAAAGAGCTCAAGATCAGCAAGAACCCGATATAACATTTGTGTACGTCTTTCCTTCACTCGCTTTGCCGTATCAAGTGCCACTTGTTTTGCTGGCTTTTGGTGTGCAACTATTGCTTTGGCTGTCTTGTACGAAACCTGACGTTCTTTCTTTTAGTCTGTTGTTGAAGCTACATTAGGTGCGAATCAAAGCCGTACGTCCTATATAACAAGTGAATTTCGGTAGCCTGAGTCTGTAAAACGAGTGTAACAA
Encoded here:
- a CDS encoding hypothetical protein (Match to ESTs gb|CF191819.1|CF191819, gb|CF190250.1|CF190250, gb|CF190197.1|CF190197; HMMPfam hit to UQ_con, Ubiquitin-conjugating enzyme, score: 271.1, E(): 1.8e-78), which codes for MALKRINKELIDLGRDPPSSCSAGPINDNLFQWQATIMGPADSPYSGGVFFLSLTFPTDYPFKPPKVQFTTKIYHPNINANGSICLDILRDQWSPALTISKVLLSICSMLTDPNPDDPLVPEIANTYKTDRARYEATAREWTRK